From a region of the Malania oleifera isolate guangnan ecotype guangnan chromosome 12, ASM2987363v1, whole genome shotgun sequence genome:
- the LOC131145025 gene encoding DNA replication licensing factor MCM2, giving the protein MADSDNVNSSGNLPTTPESPTSAGFNTDQLPPNTSRTSENFSDEDDDEAAVDPHVVTDEPDDGDAPEDEDGEDLFLDNFMDDYRRMEEHDQYESVGLDESLEDERDLDQIMADRRAAEIELDARDARTTQRKLPHLLRDQDTDDDNYRPSKRSRADFRTPAMPRSYDDIDAMQSSPGRSQRHSREDVPMTDQTDDEGYEDEDNDEGEFEMYRVQGTLREWVTRDEVRRFIAKKFKDFLRSYVNPKDDHGSPEYVQLINEMVSANKCSLEIDYKQFIYIHPNIAIWLADAPQSVLEVMEEVAKSFVFDLHPNYKNIHQKIYVRITNLPVYDQIRNIRQVHLNTMIRIGGVVTRRSGVFPQLQQVKYDCNKCGMILGPFFQNSYSEVKVGSCPECQSKGPFTVNIEQTIYRNYQKITLQESPGIVPAGRLPRYKEVILLNDLIDCARPGEEIEVTGIYTNNFDLSLNTKNGFPVFATVIEANYVTKKQDLFSAYKLTQEDKEEIEKLSKDPRIGERIIKSIAPSIYGHEDIKTAIALAMFGGQEKNIKGKHRLRGDINVLLLGDPGTAKSQFLKYVEKTGQRAVYTTGKGASAVGLTAAVHKDPVTREWTLEGGALVLADKGICLIDEFDKMNDQDRVSIHEAMEQQSISISKAGIVTSLQARCSVIAAANPIGGRYDSSKTFSQNVELTDPIISRFDILCVVKDVVDPVTDEMLAKFVVDSHFKSQPKGANIDEKSFSESQEDIQASARLIDPEILPQDLLKKYVTYAKLNVFPRLHDADLNKLTHVYAELRRESSHGQGVPIAVRHIESMIRMSEAHAKMHLRQHVTQEDVDMAIRVLLDSFISTQKFGVQKALQKSFKKYMTFKKDYNELLLYLLRGLVKDALHFEEIVSGSASGLTHVDVKIEELQSKAQDYEIYDLQPFFSSNQFFRANFDLDEERGVVRHRLAR; this is encoded by the exons ATGGCGGACTCCGACAATGTGAATTCGTCCGGAAATCTGCCGACGACACCCGAATCTCCCACCTCTGCTGGCTTCAACACAGATCAACTCCCTCCAAACACCAGCCGCACCTCCGAGAACTTCTCAGACGAGGACGACGACGAAGCCGCCGTTGATCCCCACGTCGTAACAGACGAGCCCGACGACGGAGACGCTCCCGAGGATGAAGATGGAGAGGACCTCTTCCTCGACAATTTCATGGA CGATTATCGGAGAATGGAGGAGCACGACCAGTACGAGTCCGTGGGCCTGGACGAGTCGCTTGAAGACGAGAGGGATCTGGATCAGATCATGGCCGATCGAAGGGCTGCTGAAATTGAGCTCGATGCCAGAGACGCTCGCACTACTCAGCGCAAACTTCCTCATCTTCTGCGTGATCAAG ACACAGATGATGACAACTACAGGCCGTCAAAAAGGTCTAGAGCTGATTTTAGGACTCCAGCTATGCCAAGAAGCTATGACGATATTGATGCAATGCAGAGCTCACCAGGAAGATCACAACGACATTCAAGGGAGGACGTGCCCATGACAGATCAGACTGATGATGAGGGTTACGAG GACGAAGACAATGATGAAGGTGAATTTGAGATGTACCGTGTCCAAGGAACTTTAAGGGAGTGGGTTACAAGAGATGAAGTGCGTCGCTTCATAGCCAAGAAATTTAAAGATTTCTTGAGATCATACGTGAACCCCAAGGACGACCATGGTAGTCCTGAATACGTGCAGCTGATAAATGAGATGGTATCGG CTAACAAGTGTAGCTTGGAGATTGATTATAAACAATTTATCTATATTCATCCGAATATTGCCATTTGGCTGGCTGATGCACCTCAGTCTGTCCTTGAGGTCATGGAAGAAGTTGCTAAGAGTTTTGTCTTTGACTTGCATCCCAACTATAAAAATATCCATCAAAAAATCTACGTTCGCATTACCAATTTGCCAGTTTATGATCAGATACGCAACATAAG GCAAGTCCATTTGAACACCATGATTCGTATTGGGGGAGTTGTCACCCGACGTTCTGGGGTTTTCCCCCAGTTGCAGCAGGTGAAGTATGATTGCAATAAATGTGGGATGATTCTGGGGCCATTCTTTCAGAATTCATACTCAGAAGTTAAGGTTGGTTCTTGTCCAGAATGCCAATCGAAAGGACCTTTTACAGTCAATATTGAGCAG ACAATATACAGGAATTATCAAAAAATCACACTCCAAGAGAGTCCTGGTATTGTGCCCGCAGGTCGACTTCCAAGGTATAAGGAAGTCATATTATTGAATGATCTGATCGATTGTGCTCGCCCTGGTGAAGAAATT GAGGTCACCGGCATTTACACAAATAATTTTGACTTATCTCTGAATACGAAGAATGGATTTCCTGTTTTTGCCACTGTGATTGAAGCAAACTATGTTACAAAGAAACAAGATCTATTTTCTGCTTACAAACTTACCCAGGAAGACAAAGAAGAAATTGAAAAGCTGTCTAAAGACCCTAGGATTGGAGAAAGG ATTATCAAGTCCATTGCCCCGTCAATTTATGGGCATGAAGACATTAAAACTGCAATTGCTCTTGCAATGTTTGGGGGCCAAGAAAAAAATATCAAAGGGAAACACCGGCTTCGAGGGGACATAAATGTACTTCTTTTAGGTGACCCAGGCACTGCTAAATCGCAGTTTCTCAA GTATGTTGAGAAGACTGGGCAACGAGCTGTTTATACTACTGGAAAAGGAGCCTCTGCTGTTGGGCTCACAGCAGCTGTGCACAAGGACCCAGTAACACGAGAGTGGACCCTTGAGGGAGGGGCTCTTGTCTTAGCTGATAAGGGAATCTGTCTTATAGATGAGTTTGACAAGATGAATGATCAAGACAG GGTGAGTATCCATGAAGCAATGGAGCAGCAAAGTATTAGCATATCAAAGGCTGGGATAGTAACCTCTCTCCAGGCTCGCTGTTCTGTAATTGCTGCTGCAAATCCAATTGGAGGAAG GTATGATTCCTCGAAGACCTTTTCGCAGAATGTTGAATTGACGGATCCAATTATTTCTCGTTTTGACATACTCTGCGTTGTTAAG GATGTGGTTGACCCTGTCACAGACGAGATGCTTGCAAAATTTGTAGTTGATAGTCATTTTAAGTCACAGCCCAAGGGTGCTAACATAGATGAAAAGTCTTTCAGTGAATCTCAAGAAGATATTCAGGCCTCTGCCAGACTCATTGATCCTGAG ATACTTCCTCAAGATTTGCTAAAGAAGTACGTTACTTACGCAAAACTGAATGTATTTCCAAGGTTACATGATGCTGATCTGAATAAGCTGACTCATGTATATGCTGAATTGCGGAGAGAATCTTCG CATGGGCAAGGAGTTCCTATTGCAGTGAGGCACATAGAATCAATGATAAGGATGTCTGAAGCACATGCAAAAATGCACCTCAGGCAGCATGTCACACAAGAAGATGTGGACATGGCAATTCGCGTCTTACTTGATTCATTTATTTCAACACAAAAGTTTGGTGTGCAAAAAGCTCTGCAAAAG
- the LOC131144060 gene encoding zinc finger BED domain-containing protein RICESLEEPER 2-like, whose translation MNDVAYNAQFMDKPLMYGLIDVDAVDLSRDEELPIRVTCCDESSELSKGMLFESNDQLIVTVSSINDGTNKKRQRRKTSAAWDEFYLLPIDVDGKQKAKCKKCGAEYVANASTHGTANLRRHINNCPLRDNYDVKQMHMDYGTKLHAKKIEQDVYREKMAIAVIKHCYTFSWVEHEGNRDVHKYLNPDVKPIARNTAKADVLKIHKREKEKLKLTLQSAFGRVCLTSDCWSSPTTEGYLCITVHFVDENWILHSKIINFSHMPPPHSGVALLEKTFSVLKEWGIDRKIFSITLDNATANDSMQDILSSQLSLQAPLVSGGEYFHVRCCAHILNLIVQEGLKVIERVVYNIRESVKYIEGSEGRKLKFEECIKRVGILASISLRLDVPTRWNSTFMMIESALIYRRALIHYALLDANYKYCPSNEEWNRAEVICNFLKPFYDMTKLFLGSDYPTSNLYFSNIWKIQLHLLETMENSDCIVNGMAAKMKEKFDKYWKCYSVVLAFAIVLDPCYKLQFVEFCYSKIDSSTSRQKLNLLRQKLYSLFQDYANKSKNSLESTAPSTGGTGGSDNLIRDELSEFEFYESQYCATTEKSQLDLYLEEPRLNRVEHAEMDILRYWKDNRFRYPDLSLMARDVLTIPITSVASESAFSIGAQVLNKYRRSLLPENAGALITTRNWLFVDPSEKREEAEQLEVKFENLLINDLGEASTNNHG comes from the exons ttcttctatcaatgatggcACTAACAAAAAGAGACAACGTAGAAAGACATCAGCTGCTTGGGATGAATTCTATTTGTTACCTATAgatgttgatggaaaacagaaggCAAAATGTAAAAAATGTGGGGCTGAATATGTTGCTAATGCTTCAACCCATGGGACGGCAAATTTGAGACGCCACATTAATAATTGTCCATTACGTGATAACTATGATGTGAAGCAGATGCACATGGATTATGGAACCAAACTTCATGCGAAAAAAATTGAGCAAGATGTTTATCGTGAGAAGATGGCAATTGCTGTAATAAAACATTGTTATACTTTTTCATGGGTTGAGCATGAAGGAAAtcgagatgtgcataaatatcttAATCCTGATGTTAAACCAATTGCTAGGAACACTGCTAAAGCTGATgtattgaaaatacataaaaggGAGAAGGAGAAACTTAAACTTACACTACAGAGTGCTTTTGGTAGAGTGTGTTTGACTTCTGATTGTTGGTCTTCTCCTACGACTGAAGGATATTTATGCATTACAGTTCATTTTGTGGATGAAAATTGGATATTGCATAGTAAGATTATTAACTTTTCTCACATGCCACCCCCACATTCAGGAGTTGCTTTGTTAGAAAAAACATTTAGTGTATTGAAGGAATGGGGTATTGATAGGAAGATATTTTCCATCACATTGGATAATGCAACTGCTAATGATAGTATGCAAGATATTCTTTCAAGTCAATTGTCTTTGCAAGCACCTTTAGTAAGTGGCGGTGAATATTTTCATGTAAggtgttgtgctcatattttgaatCTTATTGTTCAAGAAGGTTTAAAAGTGATTGAACGTGTTGTGTATAACATTAGGGAAAGTGTCAAGTACATTGAGGGTTCAGAAGGAAGAAAACTTAAGTTTGAAGAGTGCATTAAACGAGTTGGTATACTTGCTTCAATCAGTTTGCGCTTGGATGTACCAACTAGGTGGAATTCAACTTTCATGATGATAGAAAGTGCACTCATATATCGACGGGCTTTAATTCATTATGCTTTACTTGATGCAAATTATAAGTATTGTCCGTCAAATGAAGAGTGGAATAGAGCTGAGGTCATTTGCAATTTCTTGAAGCCATTTTACGACATGACAAAACTCTTCTTGGGTTCGGATTATCCtacatctaatttgtatttttcaaatatatggaaaattcaaTTGCATTTACTTGAAACAATGGAAAATTCGGACTGCATTGTTAATGGTATGGctgcaaaaatgaaagagaagttcGATAAATATTGGAAGTGTTATAGTGTTGTTTTGGCATTTGCAATTGTTCTTGATCCTTGTTACAAGCTTCAATTTGTCGAGTTTTGTTACTCAAAGATTGATTCATCCACTTCTCGGCAAAAGTTAAATCTCCTTCGTCAAAAGTTGTACTCTTTATTCCAAGATTATGCAAACAAATCAAAAAATTCTTTGGAATCTACTGCTCCATCTACTGGGGGTACTGGTGGTAGTGACAATCTCATTAGAGATGAGCTTTCG gaatttgaattttatgaaagccAATATTGTGCTACTACAGAAAAATCTCAGttagatttatatttggaagagCCTAGGCTAAATCGTGTGGAACATGCTGAAATGGATATATTGCGGTATTGGAAAGATAATCGATTTCGATATCCTGATTTATCTCTTATGGCGCGTGATGTACTTACTATTCCTATCACAAGCGTTGCATCAGAATCTGCATTCAGCATTGGAGCCCAGGTTCTTAACAAATATCGAAGATCACTTTTGCCGGAAAATGCAGGAGCATTGATAACAACtcgaaattggttgtttg TGGATCCAAGTGAAAAAAGAGAAGAAGCTGAACAATTAGaagtcaaatttgaaaatcttttgattaATGATTTGGGAGAAGCTTCGACAAACAATCATGGctaa